One window of Nostoc sp. C052 genomic DNA carries:
- a CDS encoding non-ribosomal peptide synthetase, translating into MKTINQFLSYLSSLEIKLRVDGDRLYCNAPQGILTSELSTQIRERKIEILKYINDSIASTSTIELIQPVSRDVNLPLSFGQQRLWFLNQLEPNSATYNLPYAVRLTGTLNVQALEQSLKEIVQRHEILRTTFMLVNGEPIQVITPTLSLKLSVVDLQEYPIKKQEAEVLRLVVQESQLLFNLAQGPLLRTTLLHLSKQQHVLLFTMHHIVSDGWSMGLLVKEVTALYEAFCQEKPSPLAKLPIQYADFAVWQRQWLQGEVLQSQISYWRKQLEDASRVLDLPTDYPRSAIQTFRGATYSFELSQELSVALNKLSQQQRCTLFMTLLAAFQTLLWRYTSSEDIVVGSPIANRNRDEIEGLIGFFVNTLVLRTNLAGNPTFEELLVRVREMTLGAYTHENLPFELLVEELQPERNLSHTPLFQVMFVLQNAPASAFELPGLTLSSLTVQNSNANFDLTLDITETAEKIFGNFNYNSNLFKESTIKRIAGHFQTLLKEIIANPKLRLAELSLITEDEKRQLLLEWNNTKVEYPQQQCIHELFENQVERTPDAIAVVFEDQQLTYRQLNTRANQLARYLQQLGVKPEVLVGICVERSLSMVIGLLAILKAGGAYIPLDPYYPPERLAFILQDAQISVLLTQQHLIENLPQHQTRIVCLDRDWESIAQQNSQNLINECTSDNLAYIIYTSGSTGQPKGVLVNHSNVVRLFAATQSWYNFNQYDVWTLFHSIAFDFSVWELWGALLYGGKLVVVPYWLSRSPEDFYKLLVTQQVTVLNQTPSAFSQLIQAEESFANINKLSLRTVIFGGEALQLESLRPWFERHGDQFPQLVNMYGITETTVHVTYRPIAIADLEVASGSVIGRPIPDLQIYLLDKYQQPVPIGIPGEMYIGGAGVVRGYLNRPELTPEKFIPHPFSNKANARLYKSGDLGRYLPNGDIEYLGRIDHQVKVRGFRIELGEIEAIISQYSAVRETVVLVSEQSVDSQRIVAYIVPQKEQTLTIPELRSFLEAKLPSYMIPVAFVTLEALPLTPNGKIDRKALPIPDTERPELDNTFVTPGTPNERILAEIWAKVLSIKQVGIHDNFFSLGGDSIRSIQVQSLAREKGLSFSIQHIFQHQTISQLAKVLKTTELDVIKSEKSQPFSLIYQADKQKLPDDIEDAYPLSMLQMGMVFHSEYSLERTTYHDIFSYHLQATLDIQILQAAIQLLVNNHAVLRTSFQLTNFSEPLQLVHRNIDVPLEVEDWRHLSTFELEYALNDWLEEEKRQHFDWSIPPLLRFFVHRCNEETFYLAVSFHHAILDGWSVASMLTELFGHYFSLLGEKVDFLNPPPSSLFRDFIALERETIATEESQGYWMRKLHDSTITMLPHWHSPEAKVRQVNEQEVPISAEISEGLQQLAKSTKIPLKSVLLAAHLRVLSLLCGQSDVLTGVVTNGRLEHQDGERVLGLFLNTVPFRLKLSGGTWIDLVQEVFKVEQEWLPHRRYPLAAIQKSLGGLPLFETAFNFTHFHVYQTALAGKNVQSLGGKFYEETNFPLMIDFNQNPNSLLVTLSLKYDTSEFDLEQIKSISRFYARTLQAIVSTPEKRYELHELLSTQERHQLLTEWNNTQTSYPIDQCIHKLFEAQVECTPNAVAVVFENEQLTYRELNAKANQLAHYLRSTKLSDSNSLGVKSEVLVGICVERSLYMIIGLLGILKAGGAYIPLDPSYPQERLAYMLEDSQPTVLLTQQQLLEVLPTHKAKVVCLDNNWELIAQHSKQNPNCHLSSDNLAYVIYTSGSTGKPKGAMNTHAGICNRLLWMQDTYQLTATDRVLQKTPFSFDVSVWEFFWPLITGARLVIAQPEGHRDPNYLVNVITQQQITTIHFVPSMLQAFLEAENLESCQSLVRVIVSGEALTTQLQERFFNRLNAQLHNLYGPTEAAVDVTFWQCKNSFTNQKTVPIGHPIANTQIYLLDRHLNPVPPGITGELYIGGVGVGRGYLNRPELTAEKFIPNPFLISGREKENQSSNSERLYKTGDLARYLPNGEIEYIGRIDYQVKIRGFRIELGEIEAIISQHLAVRETVVVVAESQRIVAYVVSQTKHILVISELRSFLEAKLPNYMMPAAFVLLETLPLTPNGKVDRKALIAPETARPELEAIYQPPQTEVEQTIAEIWQKVLQVEDVGIYDNFFELGGDSLLLLQVNSKLREIFQRDLSVLDLFRYPTINSLAIYLNEFKNQQKYSDLTDIAAEKITDGKTQQRKRLQKLKSIKNI; encoded by the coding sequence ATGAAAACCATCAACCAATTTTTGTCTTACCTTTCTAGTTTAGAAATAAAACTTCGGGTTGATGGCGATCGCTTATATTGTAATGCTCCTCAAGGTATACTGACATCAGAACTGAGTACGCAAATTCGAGAGCGTAAAATAGAAATACTCAAATATATAAATGATTCAATTGCCTCAACTTCCACAATCGAACTTATACAACCTGTATCCAGAGATGTAAATTTACCGCTATCTTTTGGACAGCAAAGGCTGTGGTTTCTGAATCAATTGGAGCCAAATAGTGCCACTTACAACCTTCCCTATGCTGTGCGGCTTACTGGTACGCTTAATGTACAGGCATTAGAACAGAGTCTCAAAGAAATTGTGCAGCGCCACGAGATATTGAGAACCACTTTTATGCTTGTCAATGGAGAACCGATTCAGGTTATTACTCCAACTCTGAGTTTGAAGCTATCTGTCGTTGACTTGCAAGAGTACCCAATAAAAAAGCAGGAAGCTGAAGTTTTGCGGCTAGTAGTTCAAGAAAGCCAGTTGCTTTTTAATTTAGCGCAGGGGCCTTTGTTGAGAACTACTCTGTTGCACTTGAGTAAACAACAGCACGTATTGTTGTTTACCATGCATCATATTGTCTCTGACGGCTGGTCAATGGGTTTACTTGTCAAAGAAGTAACAGCACTTTACGAAGCCTTCTGTCAAGAAAAGCCTTCCCCGCTTGCAAAATTGCCAATACAGTATGCAGACTTCGCAGTTTGGCAACGGCAATGGTTGCAAGGAGAGGTACTACAGTCTCAGATTTCTTACTGGCGAAAGCAGTTAGAAGATGCATCGAGAGTACTGGATTTACCTACTGACTATCCACGTTCAGCTATTCAGACTTTCCGGGGTGCAACCTATTCATTTGAGCTATCTCAAGAGCTATCTGTAGCGTTAAATAAATTAAGTCAGCAGCAAAGATGTACTTTGTTTATGACTCTGCTGGCAGCTTTTCAAACATTGTTATGGCGTTACACGAGTAGTGAAGATATTGTTGTTGGTTCGCCTATTGCTAACCGTAACCGAGACGAAATAGAAGGATTGATTGGTTTTTTTGTCAATACTTTGGTACTGCGAACAAATCTGGCAGGTAATCCCACCTTTGAGGAGCTACTTGTTCGGGTGCGAGAGATGACATTGGGAGCCTACACTCATGAGAATTTGCCTTTTGAATTGTTGGTAGAGGAACTACAACCAGAGCGAAACTTAAGCCATACACCACTTTTTCAAGTAATGTTTGTGCTTCAAAATGCACCTGCTTCGGCTTTTGAGTTGCCTGGTTTAACTTTAAGTTCCTTGACAGTTCAAAATAGCAATGCCAATTTTGATTTAACTTTGGACATTACAGAAACAGCAGAAAAAATATTTGGCAATTTCAATTACAATAGCAATTTATTTAAGGAAAGTACTATTAAGCGGATAGCTGGACATTTCCAGACCTTGCTGAAAGAAATTATTGCAAATCCAAAGCTGCGGCTTGCAGAATTATCATTAATAACAGAAGATGAGAAACGCCAATTGCTACTGGAGTGGAATAATACAAAAGTTGAATATCCTCAACAGCAATGCATCCATGAGTTATTTGAGAATCAAGTAGAACGCACACCTGATGCGATCGCAGTTGTTTTTGAAGACCAGCAACTAACCTACCGCCAGCTAAACACCAGAGCGAATCAACTAGCGCGTTATTTGCAACAGCTAGGAGTAAAACCAGAGGTATTGGTGGGGATTTGTGTAGAGCGTTCGCTCTCTATGGTTATTGGACTATTAGCGATCCTGAAAGCAGGTGGTGCATACATACCACTAGACCCTTATTATCCACCAGAACGTCTAGCCTTTATATTACAAGATGCTCAAATATCAGTGTTACTAACCCAGCAACACCTGATAGAGAATTTGCCGCAACATCAGACTAGGATTGTTTGTCTAGATAGAGATTGGGAAAGTATCGCTCAACAAAACTCACAAAATTTAATTAATGAGTGTACAAGTGATAATCTAGCCTACATTATCTATACATCCGGCTCAACAGGTCAACCCAAAGGGGTGTTAGTTAATCACAGCAATGTTGTTCGTTTATTCGCAGCAACTCAATCCTGGTATAACTTTAATCAATATGATGTCTGGACATTATTCCATTCCATAGCCTTTGATTTCTCTGTTTGGGAACTCTGGGGTGCTTTGCTATATGGTGGAAAATTAGTGGTAGTACCATACTGGCTGAGTCGTTCACCAGAAGACTTTTACAAATTGCTGGTAACACAACAAGTAACAGTACTCAACCAGACGCCTTCAGCTTTTTCCCAACTCATCCAGGCAGAAGAATCATTTGCAAATATTAACAAATTAAGCCTGCGAACAGTCATTTTTGGTGGAGAAGCATTGCAACTTGAGAGTTTAAGACCTTGGTTTGAACGTCATGGCGACCAGTTTCCTCAGTTAGTCAATATGTACGGAATTACGGAAACAACCGTACATGTTACCTATCGTCCAATAGCGATCGCAGATTTAGAAGTAGCATCAGGAAGCGTGATTGGGCGTCCCATTCCTGACTTACAAATTTACTTACTAGATAAATATCAACAGCCAGTACCTATTGGCATACCAGGTGAAATGTATATTGGTGGTGCTGGTGTGGTACGGGGTTATTTAAATCGACCAGAATTAACTCCTGAAAAATTTATTCCTCATCCCTTTAGTAATAAAGCAAATGCACGTCTTTATAAATCTGGTGATTTAGGTCGATATTTACCAAATGGAGACATAGAATATTTGGGTCGTATTGATCACCAAGTTAAAGTTCGGGGTTTCCGCATCGAATTGGGAGAAATTGAGGCTATCATCAGCCAATATTCAGCAGTTAGAGAAACTGTAGTTTTAGTCAGCGAACAATCAGTAGATTCTCAACGAATAGTTGCCTATATAGTCCCTCAAAAAGAGCAAACACTGACAATCCCTGAACTACGTAGCTTTTTAGAGGCAAAGTTGCCCAGTTACATGATACCAGTAGCTTTTGTCACATTGGAGGCATTACCATTAACACCTAATGGTAAAATTGACCGCAAAGCATTACCGATTCCTGACACTGAGCGACCTGAATTAGACAACACTTTCGTTACACCTGGCACTCCAAATGAGAGAATACTAGCTGAAATTTGGGCTAAAGTTCTTAGTATTAAACAGGTGGGTATCCACGACAACTTCTTTTCTTTAGGCGGAGATTCCATCCGTAGCATCCAAGTTCAATCTTTAGCACGAGAAAAAGGTTTGAGTTTCTCAATCCAGCATATCTTCCAACATCAAACTATTTCTCAACTGGCAAAGGTGCTAAAAACGACGGAATTGGATGTTATAAAATCAGAAAAAAGTCAACCATTCAGTCTCATATATCAAGCAGACAAACAGAAATTACCTGATGATATAGAGGATGCATATCCACTTTCTATGCTTCAGATGGGAATGGTTTTCCATAGCGAGTATAGTCTTGAGCGAACAACATATCACGATATTTTTAGCTACCATTTACAAGCTACTCTCGACATTCAAATTTTGCAGGCAGCTATACAGCTTTTAGTAAATAATCATGCTGTACTACGTACTTCGTTCCAGCTAACCAACTTTAGCGAGCCATTGCAACTAGTTCATCGAAACATTGATGTTCCATTGGAGGTAGAGGATTGGCGTCATCTCTCAACTTTCGAATTAGAGTATGCTCTAAATGACTGGTTAGAAGAGGAAAAAAGACAACATTTTGATTGGAGCATACCTCCCTTGCTCCGCTTTTTTGTTCATCGTTGCAATGAGGAGACATTTTATTTAGCTGTCAGCTTCCATCACGCAATTCTGGATGGGTGGAGTGTGGCTTCAATGTTAACTGAGTTGTTTGGGCATTATTTCTCTCTCTTAGGTGAAAAAGTTGATTTTCTCAACCCACCACCCTCAAGCCTATTTCGGGACTTTATTGCTTTGGAGCGAGAGACGATCGCCACTGAAGAATCTCAGGGTTACTGGATGCGAAAATTGCATGACAGTACTATAACTATGTTGCCTCATTGGCATTCTCCAGAGGCTAAAGTCAGGCAAGTTAATGAGCAAGAAGTGCCAATATCTGCTGAAATTTCTGAAGGATTGCAACAGTTAGCCAAGTCTACAAAAATTCCCCTTAAAAGTGTTCTGCTGGCAGCACATTTGCGAGTTTTAAGTCTGTTGTGCGGACAGTCAGACGTACTTACGGGTGTAGTCACCAATGGACGGCTAGAACATCAGGATGGAGAACGAGTCCTTGGTTTGTTTCTCAATACCGTGCCATTTCGCCTCAAACTATCTGGAGGCACTTGGATAGACTTGGTGCAGGAGGTGTTTAAGGTAGAGCAGGAATGGCTGCCACATCGTCGATATCCATTGGCGGCAATACAGAAGAGTTTGGGTGGTCTACCTCTGTTTGAGACTGCATTTAACTTCACACATTTTCATGTTTACCAAACAGCATTAGCGGGTAAAAATGTGCAGTCTCTAGGTGGAAAGTTTTATGAAGAAACTAACTTTCCTTTAATGATTGACTTCAACCAAAATCCAAACTCATTGCTAGTAACACTCTCGCTTAAGTACGATACTTCAGAATTTGACCTAGAACAAATCAAAAGTATTAGTAGATTTTATGCTAGAACTCTCCAAGCAATAGTTAGTACCCCTGAAAAACGCTACGAATTGCACGAACTTCTTTCTACACAAGAACGCCATCAGTTACTAACAGAGTGGAATAATACCCAGACATCCTATCCAATCGACCAGTGCATCCATAAATTATTTGAAGCACAAGTAGAATGCACACCGAATGCAGTAGCAGTGGTGTTTGAAAATGAGCAGTTGACTTACCGCGAGCTAAACGCGAAAGCTAACCAATTGGCGCATTATTTGCGTTCAACAAAGCTGTCAGATAGCAATTCTCTGGGAGTAAAATCAGAAGTATTAGTGGGCATTTGTGTAGAGCGATCGCTCTATATGATAATCGGACTATTAGGCATCCTTAAAGCAGGTGGCGCATACATCCCCCTAGACCCCAGCTATCCTCAAGAACGCCTAGCTTACATGCTAGAAGATTCACAACCAACAGTCTTATTAACACAACAGCAGCTATTAGAAGTTCTACCAACCCACAAAGCTAAAGTAGTTTGCTTAGACAACAACTGGGAACTTATCGCCCAACACAGCAAACAAAACCCTAATTGCCATCTCAGTAGTGATAACCTAGCTTACGTCATCTACACTTCAGGCTCTACAGGTAAACCCAAGGGGGCGATGAATACCCACGCAGGAATTTGCAATCGCCTACTGTGGATGCAGGACACTTACCAACTAACAGCAACAGATAGAGTTTTGCAGAAAACTCCATTCAGCTTCGATGTCTCAGTTTGGGAATTCTTCTGGCCACTGATAACTGGGGCGCGGTTAGTAATAGCACAACCAGAAGGACATCGCGATCCAAACTACTTAGTGAATGTAATTACACAGCAGCAAATAACCACGATTCATTTTGTGCCATCAATGCTGCAAGCGTTTCTCGAAGCAGAAAATTTGGAAAGTTGTCAATCTCTTGTACGGGTGATAGTCAGTGGCGAGGCATTGACAACCCAATTACAAGAACGCTTCTTCAATCGACTCAATGCCCAACTGCACAATCTCTACGGGCCAACGGAAGCTGCTGTAGATGTCACTTTTTGGCAGTGTAAAAATAGTTTTACGAACCAAAAAACAGTTCCTATCGGTCATCCCATTGCCAATACCCAGATTTATCTGCTAGATCGACACCTCAACCCTGTGCCTCCAGGTATCACAGGCGAATTATATATCGGTGGTGTGGGTGTAGGTCGGGGCTATTTAAATCGCCCGGAACTGACCGCAGAGAAATTTATCCCCAATCCCTTCTTAATAAGCGGGAGAGAGAAAGAAAACCAATCCTCAAATTCCGAACGCTTGTATAAAACTGGTGACTTAGCGCGTTATCTGCCCAATGGAGAGATTGAATACATTGGTCGAATTGACTATCAAGTGAAGATTCGCGGCTTCCGCATTGAACTTGGAGAAATTGAAGCAATTATTAGCCAACACTTGGCAGTGCGCGAAACTGTAGTTGTGGTAGCAGAATCCCAACGAATAGTCGCTTATGTAGTCTCGCAAACCAAGCACATACTCGTAATTTCTGAATTGCGAAGCTTCCTAGAAGCAAAGCTACCAAACTACATGATGCCAGCAGCTTTTGTATTGCTGGAGACCCTGCCCCTCACACCGAATGGTAAAGTCGATCGCAAAGCATTAATAGCACCTGAGACAGCGCGCCCAGAATTGGAAGCAATTTATCAGCCACCTCAAACTGAAGTAGAACAAACTATTGCTGAGATTTGGCAAAAAGTACTGCAAGTTGAAGACGTAGGAATTTATGATAACTTCTTTGAACTTGGTGGCGATTCATTACTCTTGCTTCAGGTTAATAGCAAATTACGAGAAATTTTTCAGAGAGATTTATCTGTCCTCGACTTATTTAGATACCCAACTATCAATTCTTTAGCAATTTATCTGAATGAATTTAAAAATCAACAGAAATATTCTGATTTGACAGATATTGCTGCCGAAAAAATTACAGATGGAAAAACTCAACAAAGAAAGCGTCTACAAAAACTTAAATCTATTAAAAATATTTAA
- a CDS encoding non-ribosomal peptide synthetase, whose protein sequence is MGLHLHSNDLLSQKVYWINKLSGNLPETNLMLDYVRPLVSSAKNKSFRFDLPNNLSQVILKLTKGSDFSTYWILVSALKILLQKYTRNNDVVVGIPVYEEISTDCVNGKIIPLRTQVTPQLSLKDFLFQVKDAILGAYNNQNSNFDELIKLLEIPTIPNRSPIFDIVVLLENIHAKDNLNLVNNDITISLKVNAESISANIEYKEDLFQHESIKSLSRYYINVVESIMNNINIKISDIVFLKEPDKYQLLKAYNNNDREYPVEQTINKLFEKQVSQTPNNIAVFHEETQLTYQQLNQKANKLAELLRKLGVQKGEFVGIFKDRDINFLIAILAIYKAGGAYVPIDSTYPQNRIKYMLSNSEVRFILTDYLLLNSLSLLVEDCSKLSSIICLDDMILEKTQFANQTGLKIYNKSDFAQLPNDNVEHINDACDPAYMLYTSGSTGLPKGAIVRHDGAINHIYAQFDELELTQEFCFLQSAPSSTDISVWQFLAPLLIGGKTVIVNIETVAIPDKLFEVLKSQKITTVELVPALFGGLLEYTSQLPSHERQLPDLKWMMVVGETVSVSWVNKWLHLYPEIKIVNAYGPTEAADDISQFIVNEPLPENQRTVPIGKPLANLNLYILDEEMQLLPIGVPGEICVSGIGVGDGYWKNEEKTNFSFVPNPFTDAKKRLPENRRDLIYKTGDLGRWLTDGNIEFLGRIDNQVKIRGFRVELGEIETFLGQHQNVRENVVVVQQEEAGNLQLVAYMVAKKEPIPSISELRTFLKKKLPDYMLPSDFVMLESIPLSPSGKVDRKALPKTDNIRPKLETAYVLPQNDIERAVANIWQEILGIQQIGIYDNFFELGGNSLLAIQVISRLRKVLHTDIALRSLFDEPTIAGISHYIESVREKVKKLLVVSSASVSDREEIEF, encoded by the coding sequence ATGGGTCTACATCTACACTCGAATGACTTATTATCTCAAAAAGTTTATTGGATAAATAAATTATCGGGAAACCTGCCAGAAACAAATCTAATGCTGGATTATGTAAGGCCTTTAGTTTCTAGTGCTAAGAATAAATCTTTTAGATTTGATTTACCAAATAATTTATCTCAAGTAATCCTTAAACTAACTAAAGGTTCTGACTTTTCAACGTACTGGATACTTGTATCTGCATTAAAAATATTGTTGCAAAAATATACCCGAAATAACGATGTTGTTGTTGGAATACCTGTATATGAGGAGATTAGTACAGATTGCGTAAATGGTAAAATTATTCCTTTGCGTACTCAGGTAACACCTCAACTTTCACTTAAAGATTTTCTTTTTCAAGTAAAAGACGCAATCCTGGGTGCTTATAACAATCAAAATTCTAATTTTGATGAATTAATTAAATTATTAGAAATACCAACAATCCCTAATCGCTCTCCAATTTTCGATATAGTAGTTTTACTAGAAAATATTCATGCAAAAGATAATTTAAATTTAGTTAATAACGACATAACAATTTCATTGAAAGTTAACGCTGAAAGTATTAGTGCCAATATAGAGTATAAAGAAGATTTATTTCAACATGAAAGTATAAAATCGTTGAGTAGATATTATATTAATGTTGTTGAGAGTATTATGAATAATATTAATATTAAAATATCAGATATTGTTTTCTTGAAAGAGCCTGATAAATATCAGTTGCTAAAGGCATATAACAACAATGATAGAGAGTACCCAGTTGAGCAGACAATAAATAAATTATTTGAAAAGCAAGTCTCTCAGACTCCAAACAATATAGCTGTTTTTCATGAAGAAACTCAATTAACGTATCAACAACTAAACCAAAAAGCCAATAAGCTAGCTGAATTATTGCGGAAGTTAGGAGTTCAAAAAGGAGAATTTGTAGGTATTTTTAAAGACCGAGATATCAATTTTCTAATTGCAATACTCGCTATATACAAGGCAGGTGGAGCATACGTACCTATTGATAGTACTTATCCACAAAATCGAATTAAGTATATGCTATCTAATAGCGAAGTTAGGTTTATACTAACTGATTATTTACTATTAAATAGCTTATCCTTATTGGTAGAAGATTGTTCAAAATTATCATCTATTATTTGTTTAGATGATATGATTCTTGAAAAGACTCAGTTTGCTAATCAAACAGGGTTAAAGATATATAACAAATCAGATTTTGCTCAACTACCTAATGATAATGTAGAGCATATTAATGATGCTTGTGACCCAGCCTATATGCTTTATACCTCTGGGTCTACAGGATTACCCAAGGGGGCAATTGTCAGGCATGATGGTGCAATTAATCATATTTATGCCCAATTCGATGAGTTGGAGTTAACGCAAGAGTTTTGTTTTCTCCAAAGCGCTCCTTCTTCTACAGATATTTCTGTATGGCAATTTTTAGCACCACTTTTAATAGGCGGAAAAACAGTAATTGTAAATATAGAAACTGTTGCTATTCCTGATAAACTATTTGAGGTACTGAAATCACAAAAAATTACTACTGTTGAATTAGTCCCAGCATTATTTGGTGGCTTGCTTGAATATACTTCCCAGCTACCGAGTCATGAAAGACAATTACCTGATTTGAAATGGATGATGGTTGTGGGGGAGACAGTATCGGTAAGTTGGGTAAATAAGTGGCTCCATCTGTATCCTGAAATCAAAATTGTTAACGCTTATGGCCCCACCGAAGCTGCTGATGATATCAGCCAGTTTATTGTTAATGAACCTTTGCCAGAAAATCAGCGAACAGTTCCAATTGGTAAACCCTTAGCTAACTTAAATCTCTACATCCTTGATGAGGAAATGCAGCTATTACCTATTGGTGTTCCTGGAGAAATTTGTGTATCGGGAATTGGTGTAGGTGATGGATACTGGAAAAATGAAGAAAAAACTAATTTTAGCTTTGTTCCTAACCCGTTTACGGATGCTAAGAAGAGATTACCAGAAAATCGTAGAGATTTAATTTATAAAACTGGAGATTTAGGAAGGTGGTTGACTGATGGAAATATCGAATTCCTTGGACGCATTGATAATCAAGTAAAGATTCGTGGCTTTCGGGTTGAACTTGGAGAAATTGAAACATTTCTAGGTCAGCACCAAAATGTTCGTGAGAATGTAGTTGTGGTTCAGCAGGAGGAAGCAGGTAATTTACAATTAGTTGCCTATATGGTTGCAAAGAAAGAACCAATTCCTAGTATTAGTGAATTGCGTACTTTCTTGAAAAAAAAATTACCTGACTACATGTTACCTTCTGATTTTGTGATGCTAGAAAGCATACCACTATCACCTAGCGGAAAAGTAGACCGCAAAGCTCTGCCGAAAACAGATAATATTCGCCCGAAACTAGAAACAGCCTACGTATTACCGCAAAATGATATTGAGCGAGCAGTTGCTAATATTTGGCAAGAAATCTTAGGTATTCAACAAATAGGAATCTACGACAATTTTTTTGAATTGGGAGGAAACTCACTGTTAGCGATTCAGGTTATTTCCCGCTTGCGTAAAGTCTTACATACAGATATCGCCCTACGTAGTTTGTTTGATGAACCAACTATAGCTGGAATCTCACACTATATTGAAAGTGTTCGTGAGAAAGTAAAAAAATTACTAGTTGTTTCTAGCGCTTCTGTCAGTGATAGAGAGGAAATAGAATTTTAA
- the ectB gene encoding diaminobutyrate--2-oxoglutarate transaminase, with protein sequence MNIFEKRESNVRSYCRNFPAIFHRAKDSIVYTESGEEYIDFFAGAGALNYGHNHDYIKQKVMSYLDADGIAHALDMYTSAKEKFLAKFDEVVLSSKKLDYRIQFCGPTGTNAVEAALKLARKVKGRAGIFSFMGAYHGMTLGSLSITGNIGIRAGVIGTSSNVSFMPYPYGFMETFDTIEYIETVLNDVNSGIEKPAAIIFETVQAEGGVVVAPIIWIQRLRELCNKHDILLICDDIQVGCGRTGSFFSFERADIVPDMVILSKSISGYGFPMSLLLIKPDLDIWKPGEHNGTFRGNQLAFIGATAALEYRESSNLEQEVKNKEFFLKNFLTQEIASISERIAVRGIGMIWGIDVKDFGGNSLAKSITSRCFELGLIVELAGRNDTVIKILPPLVIDMSTLQKGCSIIKKVFDEFISN encoded by the coding sequence ATGAATATATTTGAAAAGCGCGAATCAAACGTTAGAAGCTATTGCCGTAATTTTCCTGCAATATTCCATCGAGCTAAAGATTCTATAGTTTATACCGAATCAGGTGAAGAATATATAGATTTTTTTGCTGGTGCAGGTGCTTTAAATTATGGACATAATCATGACTATATAAAACAAAAAGTCATGTCATATTTAGATGCAGATGGAATTGCTCATGCTTTAGATATGTATACTTCAGCTAAAGAGAAGTTTTTAGCCAAGTTTGATGAGGTAGTTTTAAGTTCAAAAAAACTAGATTATCGTATTCAATTTTGCGGGCCGACAGGAACAAATGCAGTTGAAGCTGCTTTAAAATTAGCGAGAAAAGTCAAAGGGAGAGCAGGTATATTCTCATTCATGGGAGCATATCATGGGATGACTTTAGGTAGCTTATCGATTACTGGCAATATTGGGATTCGAGCCGGGGTAATAGGGACATCAAGTAATGTAAGTTTTATGCCTTATCCCTATGGATTCATGGAAACTTTTGACACTATAGAATATATAGAAACAGTCTTAAATGATGTAAATTCGGGAATTGAAAAACCAGCAGCAATTATCTTTGAAACAGTACAAGCAGAAGGTGGAGTTGTTGTAGCTCCTATTATCTGGATTCAAAGACTCAGAGAGTTATGCAATAAGCATGACATTTTATTAATCTGCGATGATATTCAAGTTGGCTGCGGTCGAACAGGTTCTTTCTTTTCTTTTGAAAGAGCAGATATTGTTCCTGACATGGTAATACTCTCTAAATCTATTAGTGGGTATGGTTTTCCAATGTCACTATTATTAATTAAGCCAGATTTAGATATATGGAAACCGGGTGAGCATAATGGTACTTTTAGAGGTAATCAGTTGGCATTTATTGGAGCAACAGCTGCTTTAGAATATAGAGAAAGTAGTAATCTTGAACAAGAAGTCAAAAATAAAGAGTTTTTCTTGAAAAATTTTCTCACTCAAGAAATAGCATCAATTAGTGAAAGAATAGCAGTACGTGGAATTGGCATGATTTGGGGTATTGATGTTAAAGATTTTGGCGGTAATAGTTTAGCTAAAAGTATAACCTCCCGTTGTTTTGAGCTAGGGTTAATAGTTGAATTAGCAGGTAGAAATGATACTGTAATTAAAATACTGCCTCCTTTGGTAATTGATATGTCTACATTACAAAAGGGTTGTTCAATTATCAAAAAAGTTTTTGATGAGTTCATCTCAAATTAA